A DNA window from Mya arenaria isolate MELC-2E11 chromosome 17, ASM2691426v1 contains the following coding sequences:
- the LOC128224902 gene encoding stomatin-like, producing MHKTSSRIQHKPLNDIEGFDESTHYGVCGYVLVAMASLILILFFPFSLIWSLKVVQEYERAVIFRLGRIKGRRAQGPGLFFLMPCVDTFIKVDLRTFTFNIPPQEILTRDSVTVVVDAVIYARIYDATMATVNIKDARGSTNLLGATTLRTMLGTVGLSEILSDRDRIDRDMQNTLDNATHYWGVKVERVEIKDVRLPIQMQRAMAAEAEAGRMARAKVISAEGEMKAARSIKQAADVLQESPASIQLRYLQTLHSISEEQNHTIVFPLPASLFQNAQTALPRLLGAGMQEQKIVQGTKGTESAEQPLVTVMDTEVNTPF from the exons ACGACATCGAGGGATTTGACGAGTCGACACATTATGGAGTATGTGGCTACGTCCTCGTGGCAATGGCCAGCCTCATTCTGATTCTTTTCTTCCCGTTCTCTCTCATATGGAGTCTCAAG GTGGTACAGGAGTACGAACGTGCGGTGATTTTCCGGCTAGGTCGCATAAAGGGACGAAGAGCACAGGGACCAG GCCTGTTTTTCCTGATGCCTTGTGTGGACACCTTCATCAAGGTGGACCTGCGCACATTTACATTCAATATCCCACCACAGGAG ATTCTGACCAGAGACTCAGTGACTGTTGTGGTGGACGCTGTAATCTACGCACGTATTTACGATGCCACCATGGCAACGGTGAATATCAAGGACGCGCGTGGGTCAACGAACCTGCTAGGGGCGACAACTCTCAGAACGATGCTGGGAACTGTCGGCCTCTCGGAAATTTTGTCGGACAGAGATAGAATTGATAGGGACATGCAG aacaCATTAGACAATGCAACACATTACTGGGGAGTCAAAGTGGAGAGGGTTGAAAT CAAGGACGTACGGCTACCTATTCAGATGCAGCGCGCCATGGCGGCGGAAGCTGAAGCCGGCAGGATGGCCAGGGCAAAG GTGATATCCGCGGAAGGCGAGATGAAGGCGGCCCGGAGTATCAAGCAGGCCGCGGATGTCCTCCAGGAATCACCGGCATCAATTCAGCTCAGATATTTACAGACCCTTCACAG CATATCCGAAGAGCAGAACCACACAATTGTTTTCCCTTTACCGGCGAGTTTATTCCAAAACGCCCAGACTGCCTTACCGAGACTACTCGGAGCCGGGATGCAGGAACAAAAGATTGTCCAGGGAACCAAGGGTACCGAAAGTGCTGAACAACCGCTGGTGACGGTGATGGACACTGAAGTTAACACCccgttttaa